GGAGAATGGGCGACCGGATGAACCGTGGTTCACTTTTTCTGATAGATGAGTTTGGAAGCGGAACGGACCCCAAACAAGGTGGCGCCATCGCTGAGGCATTTTTGGAGCGGTTTGTGCGTCAGGGTGCATTTGGCGTCATCACCACACATTATGGAAATCTGAAAGAATTTGCAGAAATCACCCCTGGGGTGATGAACGCCGCGATGGAATTTAACACCCGCGAATTAAAACCTACCTATACGCTGGTCAGCCATATGCCTGGCCGGAGTTATGCTTTTGAAATGGCAAAAAGGGTAGGGGTTCACTTTAGCATTATCCGGAATGCGCGGAAAAAAGTGGGGACAGATGAAGTTGAAGTAGAAAAACTTTTGCGGGAGCTGGAAAAGAAAAATCAGGAATTTTCCCGTTTGGTGAAAGAGAATGCAGATAAGGAGAAAAAGCTGGACGAATTGGTGGCAAAACACACCTTGCTTTCCGGTGATCTGGAAAAAAACCGAAAACAAATTATCCGTCAGGCAGAAACCAAAGCGAAAGAAATCATAGAGGGCGCCAACCGAAGAATTGAACAGACAATACGCGAGATCAGGGAAAAGCAGGCCGAAAAAAAATCTACCCAAAAAATAAGGAAAAGACTGGAAGCCTCTATTCCGGAAATTACGCCGCCTGATCCGGAAGAATTGCTGATTACTGAAAAGCTGCCGGGAAAAGAAGGAAAAGAAAGTGCCGGTAGTGGTAAAAAGTCAAAAAAAGAATTCAGGATCGAACCGGTTTTAGGAGAAATTCCCGCGGAGGGCGACTGGGTAAAATTTGCAGATTCCAATTCATATGGAAAACTGATCGAATTGCAAGGCAATCGCGGAGTGGTCGAATTGGGAGAAATGCGCCTGACTGTAAAAACAAAACAGTTGGTGAAAATCAAGCCGCCTAAAGAGAATAAAAAATCGGGTGGCTACCGTTTGATCGGCGACTTTTCCGTTCCGGCAGGTCGTTTTAAGATCGACCTTATTGGCAAACGTGTGGAGGATGCATTGCCCGAAGTGGACCGATATCTCGATGAGTCCCATCTTGCCGGACTTCATACCCTCCGCATCCTGCATGGCAAGGGAAATGGAATCCTCCGTGATGCGATACGCAACCACCTGGCCGGCCAACGGCTGGTGAAAAGCATCAAAGATGCCCCCGTCGAAGAAGGCGGCTCCGGCTGGACGATTGTCGAACTGGTGAGCTAACCATTCATCCTAACAAAAACCCCCTCATCCGAAGGGATAAGGGGGACACACAACTCTAACGCTTTTATTCATGAAAAACCGTCTTTTGACGAGTTTCCAATTCAAGTAATAAAGGATTCTGCTAAGTTTTTGGGAAATTCGCTGTACGACGTCATTTCATCGATAGAATGCATCATATCTTCGTCGAACGGTATTGGACATGAATAGTATGTCGTTTGTCGTGTAAATCGGGTATTTCGTCTAAAATTCAAGCGGGGTTGTGGAACTGCACTGTGTTTGTGTAATTTATGAAATGGATAATTGGTATTTTGGCTGAATGAGCAATGATCTGTCCACGCATCCGTTGCTGAAGATTCCCATCTTTCAAAATCGCCTGTTGATTCACATCCTTCTTTGGTTTAGTTATGTGAGTTTTTTTGCGATTGTGAATGCTGGTGGGCAGGACGAATTTACGGAGGCGTTTATCGACCAGTTGATCATGTTGCCGGTAAAACTGGCGGCAGTGTATCCGACTTTGTATATACTCATACCCAGGTTTTTGCTTAGCCGGAAATACTGGACATTCGTTTTTTTGATCATTTGTCTGATGCTTCTGGCGGGTCTGATTCAGCGGGCGATTATTTACTATATCATTTATCCGGTCAAGTATCCCGATTTTTCCCTTACAGAGCTCGAACCCTTTATTCATGGGTACAAGATCATCCGCACGGTATTACAAATTGCGTATGTGCTGATATTTACGTCTGCCATAAAAATTACGAAATACTGGTATGATGATCAGCAAAAGGCACGTGAACTGGTTCAGGAAAAACTGGAAGCGGAGCTAAAATTTCTCAAAGCCCAGATTCATCCCCATTTTCTATTTAACACCCTCAACAACCTCTATGCACTGAGCCTTAAAAAATCAGATCATGCTCCGGAGGTTGTACTGCGGCTTTCGGGGCTGGTAAATTATATGCTCTATGATGCGAGCGCACCCAAAGTTCCCCTATCCCGGGAAATAGACAGTATTCACAATTACATAGCCCTGGAAAAAATCCGCTACGGGCAAAATCTTGATATATTTTTTGATGTTACCGGCAATATTACCGGGACGCAGATTCCGCCTATGTTGTTGCTGCCATTTATCGAAAACAGCTTTAAACATGGCGCAAGTGATGAGACCGATGACAAATGGATTACCGCCAATCTGAATGTCAATAATGAATACCTGACATTTAAGGTGGAAAATGGAAAACCCGGATTCAGGCTAAATCCGCGCGAAAATTATCCGGGAGGCATCGGACTACAGAATGTGAAAAGAAGACTAGAACTGCTTTACCCCGGCAGATTTGAACTAAAAATCTTCGATGAAAGCAGCACTTTTCTGGTTATATTAAAAATCATACTCGAATAGCTCAGTCTTATGAAGATCAGATGTGTAATCGTTGATGACGAACCACTCGCACTCGATGTGCTGGAGTCTTATATAGAAAAAATCGAAGACCTGGAACTGGTCGCCCGGGTAGAAAATGCCATCGAAGCATTTAATCTTCTCAATCGGGAAAAAGTCGATTTACTTTTTCTGGATATCCAAATGCCCCGGCTTACCGGGATTGAATTGCTGAAAAATATCAGCCATCCACCGCGGGTGATCTTTACGACAGCCTATCGCGATTATGCACTTCAGGGATACGAATTAGATGTCGTGGATTACCTGCTAAAACCCATTTCCTTCGACCGGTTTCTCAGGGCGGTGACCAAGATATACCAGATCGGCGGGCAGACGGAGTCGGTAGAGCCGGCGAGTATCTATCCTGATACGGAGCCCGAAACTGGCAATTACAGCGATGCCTTTATCTATCTTAAGGCAGATAAAAAGATGATCAAAGTCCTGTTGAAGGATATTTTGTATATCGAAAGCCTGAAAGACTATATCCGTGTTCGCACCAAAGACCGAACCGTAACTGCCTATCAGCGAATCAGTTATATGGAGGAGAAGTTGCCTGAGGACAAATTTATGCGTGTCCACCGCTCCTATATTATTGCGATGGATAAGGTTGATGCATATTGCAACCCTTGCATTGAAATCGGCAAGACCGAAATTCCTATCGGCAGAAACTACCGTTCGGAAGTACTCAAAGCCCTGAATCAAAAAAATCTTCTGAGAGAATAACCCATAATCAATAATCGGGGCTTCGGGAGCCTCAGCCACCGATTTTTGATTGTTGATTATCTCCGAAGCCCCGATTGCTATTTACTCTCCATCTGAAGGTCTTTGAGAATAGAATGCCCCATTTTATATTTTTTAGTCAACAGGTATTTTTCGTTGTGTTTGTTGGGGGCAATTTCAATCTGCACATTTTCGACAATTTCGAGACCGTAACCTACAAGGCCGGCGCGTTTGGTAGGGTTATTGGTCATCAGGCGCATTTTTCGTATCCCCAGATCGCGGAGAATCTGAGCACCGACGCCGTAGTCGCGTTCGTCCATCTTAAAACCCAGTTCGAGATTGGCTTCTACGGTATCCATACCCTGCTCCTGTAATTTGTAGGCCTTAAGTTTGTTGAGAATACCAATTCCCCTTCCTTCCTGCTGCATATAGAGCACTACGCCTTTTCCCTCTTTTTCAACCATTTCCATTGCACGCGCAAACTGTGGCCCACAATCGCAGCGACAGGAACCAAATATATCACCCGTAATGCAGGAAGAGTGAACCCGGGTAAGTACAGGCTCATCTTTTTCCCATGAGCCTTTTACCAGCGCCAGGTGAATTTCCCCTGTATTGATCTGCTTGTAAGCGGTCAGTTCGAAATCGCCAAATCTGGTTGGCATATCGACCGAGATCTCTTTTTGGATCAGGGATTCGTGTTCAAGCCGATAAGTTATCAAATCTTCAATCGTAATAAGTTTCATCCCGAACCTGTCCGCGACCAGGCGGAGGTCGGGGAGACGGGCCATAGAGCCGTCTTCTTTCATGATTTCTACAATGACAGCCGCGGGCTCCAGTCCGGCCAGTCGTGCCAGATCAATAGAAGCCTCTGTATGACCTGTGCGACGCAGTACGCCGCCGTTTTTGGCTTTTAGTGGAAATATATGCCCCGGACGGCCAAAATCTTCAGGAATGGCATGCTCGTCGATCAGTGCTTTGACCGTGCGGGCACGGTCGCTGGCAGAAATACCGGTGGTACAGCCATCTTTCAGGTAGTCAACCGAAACCGTAAACGCCGTTTTGTGCATTTCGGTATTTTTCCCTACCATCATGTCTAGTCCCAGTTTTTCACACCGTTCTTCGGTGAGCGGGGCACAGATAAGCCCCCGGCCATGCGTCGCCATAAAATTTATGACTTCTGGAGTGACAAACCGTGCCGCAATAACAAAGTCACCTTCGTTTTCCCGGTCTTCATCGTCAACGACGATGACCATTTTGCCTTTACGGATGTCTTCAATCGCCTCAGTTATGTTATCTATTTTGATTTTTTCCATGTTTCTTTTTTGTCAGCCACAAAGATAACGATTTCCCCCGGCAATAGTTTTTTATTCGCCTGACTGGTAAGATTGCCGCAGGAAAAGCCTGCTTTCCGGCCCCAGATTAAATGCCATGTCCAGTATGGAAAGCCCGGGTACAAATCCATCAAAAACCTGCGTATAGGGGACAACCAAAAACCACTCAGGAAGTGTTTGTAATGAAGGGTCAAAAGACTGCCGAAAGTCCCGCCCATAATGGGCTTCGGGGAAATAAGCTTCCGTGTAGCTGATATTCAGTTCAATACCCAGTATCTCCTGTGATAAATCCAGTGAAGCCGTAAGCAGGTCAGTCAGGTAGATAAATTCCTGTTGGAAAAATTTTTCCAGCCGGGATTCATAAAACTCAAAATAAGGCGCATTCCGATAGGCGTTTACCAGCGTTCGCCAGTGATTGCCTGCCCAGGGTTCTGCCTGTGATATTTTTTTTTCTCTGATAGGTACTTTGTCTCCGCGCCTTTCGACAGGAATGGTCAGCGGCAGGGTGCGGTTTGCCACGCGTATAAATGCCCGGTTGGTGTATTGTTGTTTTCGGAAATGCTGCCATACTTCCACTGTGAGGTTTTTCTCACGAATGGCAGCTGCAAACCAGGAGACTGGCGGAAAATAACAGATGGGGTAAATATTCATTTTAAATGCGAAAATGCTTAATTTCGTTGAAAATCTGGCTGACAAACCAGTCATTTTCGAGTAATTGAAAAGAATCACTGAAGTTGACTGTGCTTTTTTCCGGGGTTAAATTAAGATGTATTACCCAAATACCCGATTATGAAAAAAATTGGACTTCTTTTTTTACTGGCTCTCCCCCTTTTTGTGCAGGGACAAAGTGTAGGTTTTTATCTGGATATCTGCCGCTTTTACGATTTTCAGGTAAATAAAACCATTGCTGAATTTTATTTTGCAGTTGACGGAACAACCCTTGTGTACCAGAAAGATGAGGATGGGCTGTTCCAGGTTTCTGTCAACATCAACTGGCTGCTTCAGCGCATTGAAAACGGCGACAGTATTCCGGTCATGGGCGATAACTATAATCTTCAGTTTCAACCGGAGGAAAGGTTAAATGACACTACGCTCGAATCCCGCCGCAAGTCTTTGTTTAACTTGCAGAAGGTGGATCTCGAACCGGGAATGTATCAGTTTCAGGCGATCGCCTTCGACCGTTATGCAGCCTCCGCTCAAAAGGTGATGGCGATCAATGAGTTTGAAGTAAAAGCACTCCCCTCGGGGGAAATTGCGTTTAGCGATATCAAATGGATCGCATCCGAAAAGGAAAGCAAAGGTCAGTTGGGCAGAACCCGCGATGACTTGATTCCGCTTGTAACCAATGACGCCTTTATCAACCAGGATTCGATGGTTTTCTATCAGGAAATCTACAATACCGATGATGTGCTGGACCAGAAGTTTACCATTCGTTCCCGATTCTGGCAAGGCGATAATATTCTCTATTCCTACGAACAGACCCAGGTGCGGCCGCCACGTCCACAAAGAAATGCTTTTAAGGAAAAGTTTGATATCAGTAAACTCAAATCCAATACCTATTATATTCAGGTAGAGGTGCTGAACTATAAAGGGCAGCCCGTCGCTTCTTATAAGAAAAAGTTTTTTGTCTATAATTCTCGTGTGGAGACCGAATATGACAATCTGGCCAGCAATAGCGAAACCGATATTTTTAACGATTATTCGGAAGAACAGCTGGACTATTACCTCCGTACACTTTCTTACATCAGCACAGAGCAGGAATACAATTTTGCCCGGGCTCTGGAAAGCCTGAGCCAGAAGAAAAATTTCCTCTACACATTTTTCGAAAAGCGCAAAACCAATCCCCGGCAAAAAGTACAGGCGCTGTGGAATGGGCATCTCGCTGCCCTCGACTACGTCAACCAACAGTTTAAATCTTCTTTCCGGGAAGGCTGGCAAACAGACCGGGGACGTGCATTTATCAAATATGGAATCCCCAGTGATGTAGAGCGATATCCGGGGGAATCATCGATTATTCCCTACGAAATCTGGCGATATGACCGGCTGGGTGCTCAAAACAATGTCATATTCATTTTTTACGATTCAGACCTCGCTTCGAATGAGTATGTGCTTCTCCATTCCAATAAATATGGAGAAATCTCGAACCCCCGCTGGAAAGAACAACTGCAAAACAAAGGGCTTGTACCGGGAACGATTGATTTTGAAAGAAATGAATCACTGCAAAACCGGTTTGACACCAAACTCAACCCCAATGATTAAACATGGGGTGGGGTAGCAGGGGTTGATGTTTGCCACAGAACAATTATTTGCCTAATTTTGTATCTTTAAGAAAAAAGGCGAAAATGTTCAATTTATCAGACATGATGGGCAAAATTCAGGAGATGCAAAGTCGCCTGAAGGAAGTGAAAGGCCAGCTGGACGAGATTACGGTTGAATCTGAATCTGGTGGCGGAATGGTAAGGGTTGTGGCAAATGGCAACAGGAAAGTCCTGAAAATTACGATTGATCCCGACATTATCGACAAAGATGATCCGGAAATCATGGCTGATTTGATCACAGCAGCTGTCAACAAAGCGTTGGATCTGGCCGAAATTCGCGGACGGGAGGAACTCGAAGGCGCAACCAAAGGTATTTTACCCAATATCCCTGGATTTGACCTCGGTCGATTCGGCATCTCCTGATTGCATGACTCCGGTAACTGTTGTGATTCTCAACTGGAATGGCAAAAGCTGGCTGGAACAATTCCTGCCCACTGTCATCGCTTCGACCTATGACCATATGGAGATTCTGGTGGTGGACAATGCTTCTACGGACACCAGTGTTTCTTTTGTCCGGGAAAATTTCCCTTCTGTACGTGTTGAGGTGCTCGATGCCAATTACGGTTTTGCCGGCGGTTACAACCGATCGATGCCTTTTGTGCATACGCCCTATATGGTACTGCTCAACAGCGATGTTGAGGTTGAACCTGGTTGGTTGGAACCGCTGGTATCTATGGCCGATTCCGATCCCCAAATTGCTGCGATCCAGCCCAAGATCCGCGCGATCCACGATCGTGGAAGCTTTGAATATGCCGGTGCATCCGGAGGGTTTATAGATTTTTTTGCCTACCCTTTTTGCCGGGGGCGTCTTTTTGACGTGCTGGAAAAAGATATGGGGCAATACGATGAGCCATTGGAAATATTCTGGGCTACAGGTGCTTGTTGCCTGATTCGAAAAAGTGTAGTGGATGAAATCGGCCTGTTTGAAAGTGATTTTTTTGCCCATATGGAAGAAATAGATTTCTGCTGGCGGGCAAAAAACTATGGTTACCGGATGCTGTGCGAACCACGAAGTGTGGTGTATCATGTCGGAGGGGGGGCTTTACCTCAGGGCAATCCCCACAAAACCTATTTGAATGTGCGCAACAGCCTGGCCTGTATGTACCGCAACCTGCCCCAGGGCCAGGTATTGTACCGAATGCTGATAAGATTGATCCTCGATGGCGTATGGGGCTTTCGCTCGCTGCTCCGGTGGGACTGGGGTACGATAGGTGCCATCGTCAAGGCACACTGGCATTTTTTTACAAAAATACCGCATTGGTACCGGCGCCGGCGCGAAATCTACCCTCAACTGCCATCCCAAATGCCTATCGGAGGATACTATCCCCGTAGTGTTGTGTGGCAGCATTTTGGAAAAGGGATTAAACATTGGGGCAATTTGCCCTGGTAGCCAGGCCGGTAGTTCATGGCAATTCTTTCGATCAGGAGTGGCCGCCTATCACAATTCGCATCATTTTTAGATTCAATACAAAAAAGCGATACACCTGCCAGAGAACAAATTTTCTGAAAAATTTCGTGGATTTATCTGGGATCGTCACAAAACTGGTTTCAGAATACGGAATGAATTTTTCTTTTTTCATGATTTTATTCTGGAATTAACCACCAAAAAGGTCTTGCCTTGGCTTTGTACAAAAATAAATAGTGCAACATGAGTTTGATCCAGTGCCCGGCCAGACCTGCTTCTCCCACCGTATAGTTCAAATCTCTTCCCCATCGCGGGTATTTTTTCCAGTTTTGAACGATCGGAAAAACGGTCATTGTTGCCGCCATACCTGAGGTAAGTCCATATCCCGCTGATACAACACATGCAGCCCCCATTTTTGCCATTGAAGCCTGGTGCGGGTGGGCTTCTTTTCCGGATTTGATTTGTTCAACGATATTCAGGGCGACAACTTTTCCAATTACCCCGGAGGGCATTCCTGTTCTGGGGGGTGTTGGAGAAATGGGGGTGCCATTTTTGCTTTTCATGGGTTTGGAAATCGCATGAGGAGGTGCAAAGGCAATACCGGCAGCGTATAGATTTTTATAGGAAGGATTTTGGTAAACAGATGGCCAGTCTTCTGCATCCCATTCTTCATAGGCTTTGGGGCTATAGTCTGCATCTACTTTCATAAAACCATTGGGTGCAAAGATTTTTTCGGTAATATCATTGCCCGCTTTATCAAATGATTGCAACCCAACGCCTGAGAATGAAGGTATTAGCATGGCGAAATCAAAAGGTTGCTCCAACCGCTCTCCGTCAAGGTTTTCGTAGAAAATGGTGTGTTTGTCGATTTTCTGGACTCCTGCGCGTTTGATCCACCGTATGCCATACTCTGCAAGAATTGATTCTGCAAATACCGTTGTGGAAGTGATATACCCGTTGCGTTTTACATAGGCGCCACCCATGCCAAAATCCCCCACCTCATATTCATTGGTGATCCACAGCAACTCCGCAAACTCTTCCAGTTTCCTTTTCCGCACTTCAAAGGCTATGTTCAGGATATATTCAAAAGCAGCGCCCTGACAGGTAGCCATTGCATGACCTGTGCCAACAACAATCTGTTGTTTTTCCCCTGCTTCCATTTTTCGAAAAACCTGTTGCAGGTTTGACCAGGTATGTTCTGCGTGTTGATAAGTACAAACGGAGTTGCAGTTTCCCGCTTCAGGACTCAGTCCTTCGGTCGCTTCAAACTTCAACTTTGGACCTGTGGCATTGATCAGGTAATCATAAGGAATGTTTTCAACCTCGCCCATTTTCTCTTCCGTCGTGTATTGGACGGATACATAGGGTTGGCCGGAGCTGCTATCGCCTTCCGGATAAATAGCCAGGGCTTTGGCCTGATGAAACGCGACATTCATGCGTTGATATACAGGCGCAAGCGGAAAGGTAACCTGCTGGCTTTTCATGCGGCCAATCCCAACCCAAATATTGGAGGGAATCCATTGATATCTGCTGTTGGGACTGATCACGACGATTTTGTGCTCTTTCCCCAGATTTTTTCTCAGCGTAAGTGCGGCCGTGTGACCTGAGACACCTGCTCCGAGTACTGCGATGGTTGACATATCTTTCGTAGTTGTTAGTTACGTAAATATGCTGCCACCCAAACTAATGTTCTGTGATCTCTGTCACTTAAGGATTTTCGCCTGCACTTACTTCAATCCAACCGAACGCAAATACTCCACACTCTTTGGTACTTGTTCCAATGCGCGGGAAGATTCATCCTCAATGAGGTAATGTTTGATGCCTAGTTGTTTTGCTGTTTTTACTACTTCGGCAATTCCTACATCACCGGTACCCAGCACCACATTGGTTTCCACATCCTGCCGGCCGTTCAGGTTGTTGGGTGTACCGATTCTGCGGTCTTTCATATGGAGCATTTTCCAGCGGTCAGGATATTGTTTCAAAAGGGCAACGGGGTCCTGGCCCGGGTTTTTGATCCAGAAAACATCCATCTGAAAACTTACATACGCCGGATTGGTTTGGTCCATCAGATAATTAAACATGGTGCCTTCGCCCTCATAGGGCCTGAATTCATACCCATGAGGGTGATAACATAAAGTGAGTCCGTTTTCACTAATGATCTTTCCGGCAGAATTAAAAACTTCCACGCCCGTTTTCATATTTTCAAAAGTGAAATTGTCTCCGTCATGGGGGATCCAATAGCAGACGAGATATTTGGCTCCGATGAATTTGGCATTATCAATGACAACCTGAAGACTGTCCTTATTTTGCAGTCGGTCAAAGCCTACGCCCGTTGCAATGATTTTGATTTTGTATTTCTTCAGTTGTTGTTTGTATGCTTCCAGATCCATTCCTCTTCGAATGCCTCCTTCGGCTTCTCTGATGCCCAATTCCTTCATTTTTGCATAGGCAAGCGCTGGGTCTTTGCGGGATAATTCACGAAGGCTGCCCATTTGCATTCCTACTTTTTGGGCATTCACATCCAAAAGCAGGAGCGCGACCACAACGGTCAAAAGTAATCGTAGTTTCATGACAATTTTTGAGTTAAAGTCTTCATTAATCTTAAAACATTAATTAAGTGAATACGGAATTAAAATCCTATCAGGGATTTTTTAGATATTTAGGTGTTATATAAATAATCCTATCCTCATGAATACCTCCCGAATATTGGTACTGGCTGTTTTGGGCCTTTTTGCAGTGAATATTTTCTTTTTTGCCTGCTCCAAACCGAAACAGGAAGCCTGGACCGTTGTATCATTGCCCGAAAATGCTGACACTTCCAACGCTTACTGGAAAGGCATTGACCTGGAACCCAAAGCACCCATTCGACCTTTGTCAGTGGAAGACCAGGCAAAAAAATTTCTTCTCCCTCCCGGCTATGAGATGAAAGCCGTTTTGGCTGAACCCAAAGTGCAACAACCTGCTGCGATTGCATTTGATGGAAATGGGAGAATGTATGTGCTGGAGTTGCGAAGTTATATGCTGACTATAGATTCGGAGGGGGAGCTTGAGCCAACCAGTGTGATTTCCCGGTGGGAGGATCTGGATGGCGATGGTATTTATGAGACAGGTGGTGCGTTTGTCGAAAACCTGATTTTTCCGCGGTTTGTTCTGCCTGTCGGCCCCAATACGATATTAACAATGGAATCGAATCAGGATAATGTGTACGCGTATACTGATACAGACGGGGATGGCAAGGCCGATAAAAAGGAGTTTTTTACAGATAATTTTGGCCGGGCGGGAAATGTTGAACATCAGCAGGGATCGCTTTATTGGGGAATGGATAACTGGTTGTACAGTACTGTCAATCCTTTCCGGATACGCTGGACGCCGGAAGGGGTAATTAGAGAATCTACGGCATCGAATTACGCGCAATGGGGCATTACCCATGATGATGATGGTAAATTGTGGTTTCAGGGTGGCTCCAATGGTCTTCCATCGTATTTCCAGTTTCCCGTTCATTACGGAGATTATATAGTTGAAGATAATTTTGAGGAAGGATTTGACATTCCATGGGGCGCCCCCATCGGTATTGCCGATATGCAGGGCGGAATGCGCGCCGTTCGTCAGCCTGATGGCTCCCTCAACCGTGTAACTGGTTCTGCCGGGAACGATATTTTCAGGGGTGACCGACTGCCCAAAGCACTGTATGGTCAATATTTCTATGGGGAACCCGTCGCCCGGATTGTCAGGCAAATTAATCCGGTGGTGACAGAAGGACTCACAAAACTGCACAATGTCTATCAGGATCAGGAATCTGAATTCATTCGTTCTATGGATCCGCTGTTTCGCCCGGTAGATATGACCACTGCGCCCGATGGAACTATGTACATCACCGATATGTATCATGGCATCATTCAGGAGGGGGAATGGGTGGGAGAAGGTTCTTACCTGAGAGTAAAGGTGCAGCAATATCAATTGGATAAGGTGGTTGGGCTGGGTCGAATATGGCGGTTGTCGCACAAAGACATGGTGCGAGACCAAACGCAACCCAGAATGTATGAACAATCTTCCGCTGAGCTGCTCACCCATTTTAATCATCCAAACGGATGGTGGCGCGATATGGCCCAGCAGGTGCTTGTACAGCGCAGAGATCTGTCGGTCGCGCCCAGGCTGGTGGAAATGGTGCGTTCTGGTGATAATCTGCTGGCCCGCTTTCATGCACTTTGGGCGCTCGAAGGGATTGGTGCTCTGGAAACCTCTCTGGTTGCCGACATGATGAAAGATCCTGATCCGCGGATGCGGAAACAAGCCATGTGGGCAGGAGAGAGCTTGTATAAAGCCGGAGAGCTATCTTTGGCGGCCCATTATCAGACATTGATGGGCGATCCCGATATGGAAGTCAGAATGCGGGCTATGATGAGTGGACGTTTACTGAAAATACCGGGAACCGAAGCCCTCGCAAAAAAAGAACTAGCTACAACAAAACACGTGGGTATGCAACTGGTAGCAAAACAAGTGGTGGATCCCCCTGTGGTAACCGCGTTTTTCGGTAGAAGTAACCCCAACTTCAATGAGAAAGAAAAGGCACTGGTAAATGCTGGGGCGAATATTTTTAATTCTCTTTGTTCGACCTGTCACGGAACACTCGGTGCGGGGACCCCTGTTGGAAAAGGAGAGCTTTTGGCGCCTTCTTTTATTGGCTCTCCCCGT
The Bacteroidia bacterium DNA segment above includes these coding regions:
- a CDS encoding Smr/MutS family protein, coding for MKCVHPHTFEKLGFDEILAHVADYAMSEEAKAEVLHIRPEKSAESILSELHKVREFKDILDFGDPFPALRFSAVSPILAQLEVVGNWLNRQDLHAFLGWLVIIREVTHYLRQRKDKYPELHELVNHLAFDAGLIKKIEEVLDERGNIRDNASPELALIRKQLISTANDLRNTLYKVLRIANEQNWSTEKEITIRNDRLVIPVKAEAKNQVAGFIQDVSQTGGTVYVEPAEALPLNNRMRELQFGEQNEIIRILQKISAVIRQSLEGLRGFREIMTHVDIIQAKARLAVDLDAGLPAIEPEGEKLDIIRGYYPLLVLKAKQNPFEVVPLNLKMDTTDRIVLISGPNAGGKSVTLKTIGLLQLMLQSGFLIPVDESSVFRLFDSLFLDIGDEQSVENDLSTYTSHLFQMRRMGDRMNRGSLFLIDEFGSGTDPKQGGAIAEAFLERFVRQGAFGVITTHYGNLKEFAEITPGVMNAAMEFNTRELKPTYTLVSHMPGRSYAFEMAKRVGVHFSIIRNARKKVGTDEVEVEKLLRELEKKNQEFSRLVKENADKEKKLDELVAKHTLLSGDLEKNRKQIIRQAETKAKEIIEGANRRIEQTIREIREKQAEKKSTQKIRKRLEASIPEITPPDPEELLITEKLPGKEGKESAGSGKKSKKEFRIEPVLGEIPAEGDWVKFADSNSYGKLIELQGNRGVVELGEMRLTVKTKQLVKIKPPKENKKSGGYRLIGDFSVPAGRFKIDLIGKRVEDALPEVDRYLDESHLAGLHTLRILHGKGNGILRDAIRNHLAGQRLVKSIKDAPVEEGGSGWTIVELVS
- a CDS encoding histidine kinase; the protein is MSNDLSTHPLLKIPIFQNRLLIHILLWFSYVSFFAIVNAGGQDEFTEAFIDQLIMLPVKLAAVYPTLYILIPRFLLSRKYWTFVFLIICLMLLAGLIQRAIIYYIIYPVKYPDFSLTELEPFIHGYKIIRTVLQIAYVLIFTSAIKITKYWYDDQQKARELVQEKLEAELKFLKAQIHPHFLFNTLNNLYALSLKKSDHAPEVVLRLSGLVNYMLYDASAPKVPLSREIDSIHNYIALEKIRYGQNLDIFFDVTGNITGTQIPPMLLLPFIENSFKHGASDETDDKWITANLNVNNEYLTFKVENGKPGFRLNPRENYPGGIGLQNVKRRLELLYPGRFELKIFDESSTFLVILKIILE
- a CDS encoding response regulator transcription factor, whose protein sequence is MKIRCVIVDDEPLALDVLESYIEKIEDLELVARVENAIEAFNLLNREKVDLLFLDIQMPRLTGIELLKNISHPPRVIFTTAYRDYALQGYELDVVDYLLKPISFDRFLRAVTKIYQIGGQTESVEPASIYPDTEPETGNYSDAFIYLKADKKMIKVLLKDILYIESLKDYIRVRTKDRTVTAYQRISYMEEKLPEDKFMRVHRSYIIAMDKVDAYCNPCIEIGKTEIPIGRNYRSEVLKALNQKNLLRE
- a CDS encoding bifunctional 3,4-dihydroxy-2-butanone-4-phosphate synthase/GTP cyclohydrolase II, coding for MEKIKIDNITEAIEDIRKGKMVIVVDDEDRENEGDFVIAARFVTPEVINFMATHGRGLICAPLTEERCEKLGLDMMVGKNTEMHKTAFTVSVDYLKDGCTTGISASDRARTVKALIDEHAIPEDFGRPGHIFPLKAKNGGVLRRTGHTEASIDLARLAGLEPAAVIVEIMKEDGSMARLPDLRLVADRFGMKLITIEDLITYRLEHESLIQKEISVDMPTRFGDFELTAYKQINTGEIHLALVKGSWEKDEPVLTRVHSSCITGDIFGSCRCDCGPQFARAMEMVEKEGKGVVLYMQQEGRGIGILNKLKAYKLQEQGMDTVEANLELGFKMDERDYGVGAQILRDLGIRKMRLMTNNPTKRAGLVGYGLEIVENVQIEIAPNKHNEKYLLTKKYKMGHSILKDLQMESK
- a CDS encoding WbqC family protein, which codes for MNIYPICYFPPVSWFAAAIREKNLTVEVWQHFRKQQYTNRAFIRVANRTLPLTIPVERRGDKVPIREKKISQAEPWAGNHWRTLVNAYRNAPYFEFYESRLEKFFQQEFIYLTDLLTASLDLSQEILGIELNISYTEAYFPEAHYGRDFRQSFDPSLQTLPEWFLVVPYTQVFDGFVPGLSILDMAFNLGPESRLFLRQSYQSGE
- a CDS encoding GWxTD domain-containing protein — protein: MKKIGLLFLLALPLFVQGQSVGFYLDICRFYDFQVNKTIAEFYFAVDGTTLVYQKDEDGLFQVSVNINWLLQRIENGDSIPVMGDNYNLQFQPEERLNDTTLESRRKSLFNLQKVDLEPGMYQFQAIAFDRYAASAQKVMAINEFEVKALPSGEIAFSDIKWIASEKESKGQLGRTRDDLIPLVTNDAFINQDSMVFYQEIYNTDDVLDQKFTIRSRFWQGDNILYSYEQTQVRPPRPQRNAFKEKFDISKLKSNTYYIQVEVLNYKGQPVASYKKKFFVYNSRVETEYDNLASNSETDIFNDYSEEQLDYYLRTLSYISTEQEYNFARALESLSQKKNFLYTFFEKRKTNPRQKVQALWNGHLAALDYVNQQFKSSFREGWQTDRGRAFIKYGIPSDVERYPGESSIIPYEIWRYDRLGAQNNVIFIFYDSDLASNEYVLLHSNKYGEISNPRWKEQLQNKGLVPGTIDFERNESLQNRFDTKLNPND